The genomic window tattttacattggCGCCTATGGACTATAACCGTACGTCCGTGGGCGGGTATTGTCTCATTTTCACGAGTCATAGTTGCCAAGCCAGGTTGGATTAAAATAAAAGGCTCGCGTTTAAGTTTCATAAAGCTTTAAAGATTTGATGATCCAGAGAGAATTACCTatacattacatatttattaagtagATTTATAACCTAAAGCCGGCTTAACTTCTACCAgatatttgtaaattatattcgaCACTTGAGGTTCGATCACTTGAAGAGCGCAAGGCTTGGACTTTAGCTCGAGCCATCAAGGCTCAGTTTTCTCGCGCCGAATGTAAGCGATACAGAATATTGTCGCGGCGCGCCGGTCCGGTCTAGTGCCTTATTATCTAGTACCGTAAAAGGACTGAAGACGGTAATCCCATAGTCTGGTATATTTCTGAGACTAGAAAATACCTCAAAATATGTAATAGTGCTCCTTCCGCGCATATATACTATGTGGCCTATTTCCGAAACCGAGCATTCAATTATTCtcgctcgaaattcaaatttcGGACATTATACTCGGTCCTACTGAATAGGTAGCACTTGTTTGAAATTTTAGTTCGAAGACACTACTGTATAAAAGTTTACAACTGCCGCCGTTCCAATTTTAAACGAATCCGCTTTTTATTGTCCAGTAAAAATGATCTTCCGTTGTCTATGAAACACCGGCAACGATTTTCAAATTTGGAATTTAAAACTGAACGCATCAAGTCTATCTTTTGTTTATAAGAACGTTATTTAAACTTCAAACGCGTATAGGCAACTGAACGATACGCTATCCATTAAGCAAATAGCGCAATAGCTATTCTTAAATAAGATTAGTCACTGTTCTGAGTACTGTTGCAATTTCACCGTGAGAAAGACAATGAGTCATAGACTTGTTGAATTTATAGACGTATAGTTTTATCTAGGTGTAACGTTACAGCTTTCAAAAGGTTTACCCAGTTTGGATCTTTATTTACTACAAAACCAGATATTAAAGCTGCAGTAGGATTTTGAAGTTAAAACTGGATTGATTCAAAGTAGTGTAAACTGACCCTTTCCACATAAAGGAAAGTTTCGCTTCAATGGCGCTGCCGCTGCTGTTAGATTTTAAGTTTTGTGAAactatctgtcggtatctgccgatatattatcgctccgtctgtgatgggCTTTACAGCTAAAGACGATTTATACAGCCGAGAATAGAAAACAAGTAGTTAAGGATATTTTGGCTTGGCAAAGGTGCTTATGAAGCCATATGGAAAAACTTGgcattttttttccattttagcACATAAAAATCGTCTTCATAAATATTGGCAACTTTTAAAGATTCCAACTACGACTCTGCCCTGTAACTGGCCACAAACTTATAAAAGTTGTTAAGAATTGACGTAAGTACATCAATATGACAGACGACCTGCTAAGGCGGCACGCTCCGCCGCGCCGACGAGGCCAAGTTCACTGGCATTTGAgcgataattaaaaattatcgTGCGCCACGCCATCTCACATAGCGTGTTAGCAACGGCCCGGTAAGGAAAAACCTGAGCTATTCAAATTGCTAAACATTAGCAAACGGTCAAGCGAACcagcataaataatataaataccctCCCCATTGTCATGAATATCAAAGTTCTCTATACACTAGTTGAGGTAAGAGCTTACCTCAACGCGCTACACTATGCAAGCGCGCGCTATGTAAGCGATGATAATACTCGGCCTGGTTGTTACGCGCGGTAAAACGGATACGAAGTTCCAATTTCAAGATTCAAACGACCGTTTTGAAGTTGGCGTCTTGAAATCGGTTCTAAATTGAAAAAGTCTAATTAGACTGTTTATGAAACGTCGAATGAATTTACTAATCTactataaaaagcttgtaatgtGCGAAATTTTCCTATTTCAAACAATGTTTAATAAAAGGTTTTCCCAATTTTCTTAATCTGATGTAATGACGTAGTCTTAGAAATACTTATCAGTGTAGTAGTTCTTTATCGATAAAGATTGCCAGTAGCATGCAAAAGATAACAGTTCAGTCAACTCAATTTGATAAATGATACGATTaagatttatacattttataccgTCCTTCAATTTAAATTATGGCCCCTTTTTATAACACCCTGTATAACCATCGTAATAATACTAAATATACTAATTAGTATAAACGtccattttctaattttttttttttttttttttctaataggaaCTCGTTATTATAAGCATTTTATAAGTACTTGTACTTTTTCATTTCCCCACGACGATTGCTTTTTAATTTAacgtttcttaattaagtttttatattatcatacttattaaaaaaaatatataccacgtcggtggcaaacaagcatacggctcgcctgatggtaagcagtcaccgtagcctttACATAGTTAGATCTTTAACTATTTTCTTCtaatttgttacaagatttTTATCCGAAAGCAAAGCAAAGTTGCCAAAGCATTCGATCAAAAAAAAAGATACCGCGACGCGTAAGAACAAAATAAACGAAACGTAATTTTAAAAaggttatataggtataaacaGTATAaacagaggagactgcaatgcacattctctgttcctgtggaccactaatgtcaaaaagaagtatccacttagggcggcacatactgcaaccctatgaggtacagaacattacggcccaaaggatctggaattttctggactcaacgggcattagtaacgaactttaaagggccgtcacaatagatcactgcttggtcgacgtgacactcacaggccctcaacaccccaacaataaataataataataggtataacACGACTAACAAAAGTCGGTCATCTGGCCTACTCCTAAAACAGACGATGGTGATTTATAGGGCGAGGTACATGGTGGATCGATGCGGCCATTTGCGACCTTGACGAGGTTACACGGAAGTTCACGGTCGCGCGCGTGCGTAGAAAAAAGTGACGCAAGATCCCAATAAAATTGGCTACTTAAATTGGGCCAATTAATGAGCGTTTAGTGTCTCTTGCCCGTCTGTAGATTAAATTAGACCATGACTGTAAAAGTGTAACCCTTATTTAGGCCTGGAAACTTCACAATGAAAGTGAACGAGTGAATGGCAATTTTACGGTAGGCTGAATTTTTAAACCGTAATTTCGGATGTTTTTATTCACATACCTACACCTACTTTAATGTTAAAACTGAAAGTATCAATTACAATtgtgtaaaaagttaaaaacccttttttttataaagttatttttttacactAAATACGTATAAAATTGATGAGAAAATTAGCTCATAAGCATGCGTTTATAATATGTTGGTATTTTGAAAGAGCCGCTAGTATAACTCAACTCATCTAAAACCAGCACGCGACTAAGCTTCCGCACCACCGGCTGGACGAATGTTGCGTCATTACTATATCAGCGTTATCTCAGTCGCCACGCCCCTAATTAAACGATGGATCAAAACCAGATACCTATTCAAATTTTACGGCTCTCTAAATATGTTATACGATGATttgcttaaggcggttccctgagccagaaggcgaaaaatctccttatatgatcctgtttttctaagaggcgttgatattcgtagacgtggaaaaaatatatgtagttcttgactatattatctttaacaacatagcttccgatacacgacttatgacacttcgctcgatacaattaattcccaaagtaacctctaactcggacttttaatcctactttactcggttatttattatgtgatactataaacaaaaaaagaagaaaaaacaatcttaacataaatagtaatttcatagctttagaatttcgatattgtaagggaacgtttttaaaataaataaaaaccgacaaaattcgatcaaaattgacactaggcgcgtatgttctttcccgttctttcttgcgaaatgtgacaaagacagcggcaaaccgatggaacggccttaacaacTACGCAGTGGAAATGGAAACTTCAAGAACATGTGAATGTATAGTAAGATCAAAAATTAATGTCTTGTTACTACGCTGCTTATCAGTCAGTATACTTTAGGTTTTCGTGATAATGATAAGACAATACGAATTTATGTTACGGTGTCACATTGCTTATTGTTATCGGCATTGATAACTCATGAAGGCCGCAGTGAGGCCGGCTAAAATTGCGAGTACGTATACATCACGATATTCGCAACGTTTCTTACAGGCTACTGATTGTTGGATGTCTACGTGTATTTGCGATAATACCAAGGTCTGCAACTACTATGTCGCATAACATAAATAGTTGGAAATCTGAACATTATGTATTTTGATAGTGCGTACTCGTATAGCGTGTGTACTATCATGTCAGGTTGTTGCGACATTATCGCAAGGTTTAGGTATGTGACTATGTATAAGTGTGCTCGAGATCAGGTGTCGAATGTGTGTCAGGCGGGCCGGTAACCGAggctgggttaggttaggttaggcttCTAAACGATCGCTATATTTAGGTCGCCGTTGAAGTCGAGCCGATTCGGGCCGCGCAAATTGCTTTAACTACGCGCCCGAGGCCTTTTATTACACCCAGCcactataaaatattaaattcctACATAACGTGTACCTAGAGTTAAACACCGGGCTCAGTATAAGAAATGTCGTTAAAAACGAGTTAAAAATTACAACCTCATGCGACTTGACGGCGCGATCTGTCAAACGTATGTTTTTTGCATCCCAAATATAGACGTCGAGAGAATGTTACTTAAAACAGCCTTGGTTTAGTCTAGATTGATATCCACGTATTTTAGGGCACCACACCGAAGCGGATCTAATGCCCTGAATTGCCTTCAAAGGAGTTACAAATTCGACCGCGCTTAACTGTCCTAGTTTACTGCCTACTACTTAGTTCTAGTTTTCAAATAGCGACCGAGCAATCCGTCAAGATAATGTGAGCGGGTCAAAACCACCAAGCACTACTTAAATAAGGTTATCTATAGCGAGCTTATTAGGTTTTCAGGCCCCTGCAATTAATTAGAGTCTAGCAAAAACAACTAATCTTTGCGAAACGGATTTGCTACGAACGTATGGGTACTAAAAGTGAACAGTAAAACGAACAGTTTATTAGATATAGGATGGCACTGGAACCGTTCGCTTTTgctaataaaaatgatttacaaTACAGAGCGCGGCGTTTAACACTTTGCAGTTAAACACCGTTGTAGTAAAATTCTTGGCCATAAAACAAATCATTACAACGAACACCGAAGTAAATTGGCGCGAATATGTGTCAACTTTGACCGTTAACAGTTTGCTAGTCGGAGTACGCGCGATAACGAACGCATGCGCCGTAAAATGTTCGCGCGTTTCGAGCCAGTGATGTGACACGGCCCGTCGCGAATCgagttaaatacttatttaatcaCACCGTGCAGTCGAATGGCGCTGGTACAAAAACACGGGTACGCACACGTGATTAATTCAGTTAAAGAACACTAGATATTACTAAACGATTTTCGATCAAGATTATTTGGACGCTGTCTATCAAATTGTCATCCGGCCGCCGTAGACATGGAAGCACTCATTTCGAACCGGTCTGGCGAGCCGAGCTCCACTCCAATgagatttcatttcatttcgctGCATTCTTATTCGAGTAACGGTCTAGACACAGTGAGACTACCGAGCAACCATGAACCTTAGTCCTTTTTTAATCTCGCAATTGTATCTTATTGATGTTTATCTACCCTTCTGTAATGTGCAGTTATAATGCAAACATGTCGCATAAATTGTAAACAAGCAACAGTCATTAATATACCCATTACGACCTTGCTCCTAACACaataatgtataaataattattatataacattGTAACGTTACAATTAATTACATTGCGATATCGCAGCAAATGCGCTGTAATAAAATACCAGGCCTCTTTCATCAGTGAACTTATCAGTAATAAGAAACTTCACATGGACGGCGAGAgtaaaagaatattttaatccaTCGAAGTCGATTTCTAATCCCCAATCAGTTTAGAAACATGTTTGTAGCTACTACCTATGTGAACGAAATGCACTTAGAGCGGGGCCAGAGTGTGTTCACCCGGTCTGTGGCGGGATACATCAATTCGCAGAGGATGCGTCAAGGGCAAGTCTCGGTCGACGCACCAGCGACCCTAGTCCTCTAAACATGACCTTTCAGAAGACACTAGCATTCATTCCTGTTTTAATTAAGCATGTGGATCCCGGGAGATGAGCTGTCGGGTGCGGAAGGTTGCGCAATTTGACATTAAGGAAGGTTCATGGAACGTTCAAGGTCGCAGTGTACGAAGGTCCCGGAAGAGCGGAGTCGCGGGTACGTCTAGACGCGGGAGGCGGAGGGTGGCGGTCGATACGCGCCGTTTCCCGCGCTCACTCCGCGCCTGCGTGTTGGAGACATCCCGGTCAGCCCAACTTGTCGCTTAAGAAAAGCCTCTCTCAACTCGAAAGGGTTCCGCGGGTCGGAAATATATAACTTTTATCTGTTACCTGAACGTTCAATAAAAGATAAAGGTGGTTACTTTGGTCATTCCTTTGATTAGTCCGACGAAAATCAAGATCTGGAACCTAGAATGATTTCCTAACTTAAGCTATTTATAATAGTATTTCAACTAACCTGATTCACAGGAGTCAGACGGTGTTTGCACGCCCAGATTGTCGAACTGTTGCCGGGCGAGGGTGTAGGAGTGGTCGGCGGCGACGGCCGCGGAGTCCCTCAGCAGGCGCTGCGCTGTGCCCACGACGTCGACGGCATGGCGGAACTGGGGGGGTTCGTCCCCGTCCAGCGAAGGCGGAGTGTCCGGTCTAGGCGGTGACATATCCCGTCGGAGCAGGCTCTGTCCCGGCCCCGGCGTGGCTGCCCGCGACAGCTCGGATGGTACAAATGTGTTCGTAGGATGAACGGAATCAGCGCACGAGCCTGCCCACATACAGTCATGGTGGACTATGTTCTCTTTATGTTCTAACTCTTCCGGAGCGTCCAATATTCTCCAATCCAGCTCATCTTGGAGCATTTCTAGATCCGCTGGGGGCACCAAGTCCAGCCGCTCTGCCTCGTACTGGACTTGCGTCCAGAACTCTGATGTTTGAGTCAGCTCCATTGACTCCTCGTCCAACGTATCCCAGAAGTCGAATGGGAATATCTGAGTGTCGGTCGCCgacattttgtttaatttctaAGGACTAACTAGTTTTAAAGCTAAGACGAAGTCGTCGATATCACAGGGCCCCTTATCACAGGGACGATGCGCGCGATGGGTTCAACGCACACCGTCTGCAACAACCAGATATTTTAAATTAGAAGTGCTTTTAAGACATAAtgaatactaatattataaatgcgaaagtgtgtctgtctgtctgtctgttacctcttcacgcttaaacagctgaaccgatctagttgaaatttggtatagagatagtttgagtcccggggaaggacatagggtagtttttatccgaGAAATCATCCTTAAAgcgggtgaaaaggggggtggaagtttgtatgggaaatcgataaaaagcagattggataaaaaaacaagctacccaaattactaactacgcagacgaaggcgcgggcaaaaactagtatattaataaaaataaataataaaaatatatttatttagataattcATTAATACAATATGTCGACTTAATTTTAACATGCGTATGTAGTAAAtgtagtaatataatatattttttaaataatggttggtataatgtattaaaaaataaccaaTGATTCAGTATTAGACTAAGTCCAGATAACTAGTGCCTATTCCGTCGTAAATTCGTAATCAATTAAAAATGTTACGACTGTACGATAAATCTCAAACTATATCGAACTACTTTATAAGAAATCTAAGGTACCAGTGAtataacataatacatatatcaCGCTGACATATGTAACAATTAATCGATCGCGATAAATAAGTTCAGCTATTCAAAATTATTTccgaaaaattaaataaaagtaataactccattaataaaatataccttcAATGACGTCTCAATTACTAAGTCCAATTTAATTGAAAACCATTAAAAACATTCACGGCACAATACAAGTCACTACCAGCACAAGTCAAAACAAAAAaccacaaaattaaaaaaaaaacaagtttgtaGACGAGGGGTGTTGACCCTTCGTATTTACAAACAGTGAAAATAATGATTGCAAAACGGGGAAGTGTACGCGGCGAAGCCCGATTCTAGACTGAAGTCTGGATGCAAAACCCAACTGTTATAAAGACTGTTGGCCTTGGGACTTATCCCACTTTTGTCTAAAAACAAACAGGCCAGCGTACAAAGAGATTTTTGAACGGAATTCGCGTAATTTTTAGGGCGCTTTCTACCTGCGCACATcactaattttactttttttaggattacgtacccaaagggtaaaaacgggaccctattactaagactcctctgtccatctgtcaccaggctgtatctcatgaaccgtgataggtagacatttgaaattttcacagatacgtatttctgttgccgctataacaaatactaaaaattaaatttgtaaggaaccctcggtgggcgagtcccactcgcacttgtccagttttttacgTTCCATTACACTACAAGCGATTTTGTTTACAAAGTGAAATTGGCGCGAAATGAGGAGGTACTTTGTTTACCAATAACGATCGGAACGAAGCGGAGATCGCGCCGATCTAATTCGCAGACGGATTTACGTTTTCCCGCCATATCGTGTTTGGAAATTTTTAACACTGAGATTTATTTTACTTTGCAATATTAAACTTAACAACATTATTAGAACACTTAACATACAATTAGAGTTCGTATATTTCTATGTGTTTGTAAACTTAATACACTTATTTCAgatacaataaatttaattttttttttttcattataatattaGACACGATAAATTAATACATTTGAATTTGACATAACACtagatatgtatttattatcattttttaAGATGTCCGAATAAAAGAGATCTAAGTAACATTCGgacttttttttactataaatagtTGGGAGTATTTTAATGTGTCAGTGTccacatatttatattaaggcATATAGGTATTAGATACCTACttacaggcaatttttttttataaagaaatattttttcagtaaTTGTAGTTTAACTAGCGGATATCACAATTGATTACATATAATTTGCTTCTAGAATGGTTAATTTTATATTGCGTATAGATTACGAAATAAACTGAAACTTCGAGTGATCGTCGTCAATCGATCGTGTTATACTCGTACAGATACCTAACGTCAATTTGCTACGGAAAATTCACAAGTTATCATAACATTAAATAAGTTAAGTAACTAGtgggtaattaataaaaaagtatttgagtattatgtatttatatttgtacctacttgacaaaattgtgaaatattttatctcatattttGTGGAAACGAAAAAAGCTAAACACCTACTTTAGTCTAAATAGGTAATTCTACGCGagatacttttattatttatttttggtacgacaggtacaaaataatagatttttttgttattttaactgCCCTCTTTAGTTCGATTTAGGTACATTTCCAAGCAGGCACAACCGCACTGCACCCATTTCCAAACTATTTCACAACACTTCGAAATTGTGCAATAAGTACATTGTTTAGTAAACATAACATAAATTACTTGTACAATGTTATTAACTAGTGAAGACTatcgttaaaaatataatacgaCTCGGtaatgaaatctatcatcgcaATAATTGTTAAATTATATAGCACTAAGTTATTACACTTTCAAATACAAGACagttattttaaaaagtatCTTTTTTAGCAAGATGCGTGGAATTCCGCCGGCGCTGTTTCGCAGAAAAGTACGTGGGTACTTGCCGGCAAGCCAACGCCCCGCGCCGCCGAAgtacttatacaaatatacatacctaGCTATTAAAACTACTTACTATCTCGCAATACCGCAAGCACAGACATTGATAAAATGAGAAAACTACATACTCAAAAAGCCTAcagaacacaaaaaaaaatgtactcacCGAAAAGTTTGTGCAAAACGCTATCCGACCGCGGCCGGCGATTTACACAATTTACGAAAGATTCTTCAGAATCTTCGACAAAGTTTTTTCCGTACACACTGCGTAACACTCACTGAGACTATGCTGTTGGTTATACAGTGTAAACTATTAAATACGATACTTCTACCGAGACCTCCAATTGAGTTTGGCAAACACTGAAACATTATTCGTGAGCCGGTCGGGGTAGAGAAGCGCGCGAGCGTCTGGTGTGGCGCCGTAGACACGACTGTCGGACGGACGTAGCGGCGAGCCTGCCGGCTCGCGGCGTGCGGGGCGCTTTGCGCAGCGCGGCAAAACCCCGCACTCCGCGCGCACCCGGTCACAAACCGTACATTCAACCAATTCTCTGAAAATACGCATTAAAACAGTGAAAACTCTATACAATCTACCTAAACTCATCATAGTAAACCTTTTCTAGAACCTTGAAGGCATAAGAAAAGGCGTATTTGCAATTTCTGACGAAGCGTCTCACGGAGGGGAGAGGCTCTCCGCTGCGAGGAAGGAAATCAGCAGCAAAGAATACGATAGATGTGTTTATAGGTTTGAATGTGTGCGTGCCGCAGTCTAGTAGGAGTACCCGATGTACTTGTGATTGCCAGTTTGGTTGGTTCTTCGTACTTCAGCATTCGGCCGCGGGCTGTGGTGGAGAGAGGTCATGTCACTCGTCGTCAGGTCCGCAGCTGCGGAGATCGTCGAGTCGTCGGTCGGCATTCCGCAGTCGGCCAGGTTATGGCGCGAAACAGAAATACCTGGCTCCTGATGAATTGCCACGCATTATTTATCGACGCGCCGAACGATTAGCATTTGTGAGGTCTTGTGTTTATAAATAGAAGATGCAAGCTCTTTTAATAACCCTAGACCTAGTTGCTACCGGCGCTATAATGAGGAAATTTTGAATTAGTTCATGACGCGAATTATAATTTCGTAGAGGcctgaatattatttttaatgataataacTACTCGAGGGCGTTCGTCATGTTGGGATTTGGGATAATTATGAAAACGAGGTGAAATTGAAACTGACCTCACGTGAAGCCATCTACATAGGTAGGTCCTACacctacaaaataaaaaataagcaaaagtAGGTCTCCTATTCCCCTATCTTATAGCCTAccttttttagaaaataaatttaatgaacTAAAATGCTATTGCATGATTTTcaaatagggtcattgcgctagttttcgtccagctcTAATTTTCGTtcacttgacgaaatttgaatataaacctacgttgctgcacaaatttggacttattgcaatccttaatgtctaaacatttcgcaagtagcaaattaaaaaccggccaagtgcgagtcggactcgcgcacgaagggttccgtaccattacgcaaaaaacggcaaaaaaatcacgtttgttgtatgggagccccctttaaatattcattttattctgtttttagtatttgttgttatagcggcaacagaaatacaccatctgtgaaaatttcaagtgtctagctatcacggttcatgagatacagcctggtgacagacggacagacagacggacagcggagtcttactaatatggtcccgtttttaccctttgggtacggaaccctaaaaatgaatatgtattgtttgctaatccgtcaagtggacgaaaactagagcatggacgggAACTACCGCATTGACCCTACCTACTATATACTACAAGGCCAAGCACCTATGTAGGCCCACCTTACTATAACCACTTAAGAAGGATTAGGTATagtcaaagatatatataactccgtaatagatggatacagtctaaggaaaaacgtgcctcgaaaatgacgaaaatttgattctcgttcagagggcgctactagctttggcctacagtcgtatagatggcgttgacggtttcgtttgttatttaacaatcttaacgcatatcagtgaaagaacatgggtcaaaatcataaaaataattaatgcaaataaaaaaaatcatttatccatatttaaatacattttatcgtatttttataaatcttcatttttagttttaaagtgtgtcgacagatggcagtgaat from Cydia strobilella chromosome 11, ilCydStro3.1, whole genome shotgun sequence includes these protein-coding regions:
- the LOC134745385 gene encoding myc proto-oncogene protein, whose translation is MSATDTQIFPFDFWDTLDEESMELTQTSEFWTQVQYEAERLDLVPPADLEMLQDELDWRILDAPEELEHKENIVHHDCMWAGSCADSVHPTNTFVPSELSRAATPGPGQSLLRRDMSPPRPDTPPSLDGDEPPQFRHAVDVVGTAQRLLRDSAAVAADHSYTLARQQFDNLGVQTPSDSCESEEEIDVVSLGTSQLPLAVTHVRTDSLPRVPSAQERQHIQRTVASAMSPRPAARKRLVPPTTTAAAVPRRRARGPGRRGRRSNTDTDSEAEAPEMERRSIHNDMERLRRIGLKNLFDELKKQIPATKDKERAPKVVILREAASLCRKLREEEIERECLRKQQNKLLTKLKKLRTMAVARYRPY